In the genome of Actinomadura graeca, one region contains:
- a CDS encoding penicillin-binding protein gives MPNEAESDGGDAIPSLGRRLPPGRGPLQGRRRRRVFAATTTRAEKARALRGLGALGGLAGVLVALMLLPTACTAGVGARDAAGWFESEPDGLTTSGVPQRSRILAADGSVLATFFYQNRVDVPLDRIAPVARRAILAIEDSRFYQHGAIDSQGTLRALASNLSNGQVTQGGSGITQQYVKNLLLTTAESAAEVRAAKEVSAARKIRELRYAVALEKRYSKDEILRRYLNIAYYGDGAYGIEAAARHYFSKPASKLELGEAALLAGVIRYPYAYDPVHHPGAARERRDIVLRRMAELGWLDKDAAEAAVREPIGLRVQHVQSGCVTSSAPFFCDYVQREILTSTVFGATPQEREKLLKRGGLTIRTTLDRHAQRAAQRAVDAHVPRRNSAHKAAAEAMVEPGTGKIKALVVDRALGPDRERGKTWINFAADASHGSSIGMQAGSTFKAFTLAAALDEGLPFGTRLLAPSSFTPVGYRDCDGKARNDPDSELRNSADGEGGRTFSLVTGTHHSVNTFFLALERKVGLCETVKMAERLGMRQANGQALEQYPSFTLGFNPVSPLRLAAAYAAFGARGRYCAPIAITQVTVASGRKMKVPGADCRQAIDKGVADAVNYVLSGVLTKGTAKGLGLGRPAAGKTGTVDNFSAAWFAGYTPELAAAVWVGDPRGGYRYPMENLCMDGRCYGAVFGATIPAPIWQQSMSGALSETSAGSFHRPPDHFFSRGSGEDRVRVPDVRGMRLREAVVRLRGAGFKVRLGPPVKSDRYKKGTVAETSPAAGSAEPGDTITLRPSSGPGPRGPRDPRGGGGGEQVPVPPDFPSPTTPPDLAGTPPDQRENPA, from the coding sequence GTGCCGAACGAGGCGGAAAGCGACGGCGGGGACGCCATCCCCTCACTGGGGCGGCGTCTCCCTCCGGGGCGCGGCCCCTTACAAGGACGCCGCCGGCGCCGGGTGTTCGCCGCGACGACGACGCGCGCAGAGAAGGCGCGCGCGCTCCGCGGCCTTGGTGCGCTGGGCGGGCTCGCGGGCGTGCTCGTCGCCCTGATGCTGCTCCCCACCGCCTGCACCGCCGGTGTCGGCGCCCGCGACGCGGCCGGCTGGTTCGAGAGCGAGCCCGACGGCCTGACGACCTCCGGCGTCCCGCAGCGCTCCCGGATCCTCGCCGCCGACGGTTCCGTCCTCGCGACGTTCTTCTACCAGAACCGCGTGGACGTCCCGCTGGACCGGATCGCCCCCGTCGCCAGGCGCGCCATCCTCGCCATCGAGGACAGCCGCTTCTACCAGCACGGCGCCATCGACTCCCAGGGGACGCTGCGCGCGCTCGCGAGCAACCTGTCCAACGGCCAGGTGACGCAGGGCGGATCCGGCATCACCCAGCAGTACGTCAAGAACCTGCTGCTCACCACCGCCGAGTCCGCCGCCGAGGTGCGCGCCGCCAAGGAGGTCTCCGCCGCCCGCAAGATCCGCGAGCTGCGGTACGCGGTGGCGCTGGAGAAGCGCTACTCCAAGGACGAGATCCTCCGCCGCTACCTCAACATCGCCTACTACGGCGACGGCGCGTACGGCATCGAGGCCGCGGCCCGGCACTACTTCTCCAAGCCCGCGTCCAAGCTGGAGCTCGGCGAGGCGGCGCTGCTCGCCGGCGTCATCCGCTACCCCTACGCCTACGACCCCGTCCACCACCCGGGCGCGGCCCGCGAGCGCCGCGACATCGTGCTGCGCCGGATGGCCGAGCTCGGCTGGCTCGACAAGGACGCCGCGGAGGCCGCCGTCCGGGAGCCCATCGGGCTGCGCGTGCAGCACGTCCAGAGCGGATGCGTGACCAGCTCGGCGCCGTTCTTCTGCGACTACGTCCAGCGGGAGATCCTCACCAGCACCGTGTTCGGCGCCACCCCGCAGGAGCGGGAGAAGCTGCTCAAACGCGGCGGGCTCACGATCCGGACCACCCTGGACCGGCATGCGCAGCGGGCCGCGCAGCGCGCCGTGGACGCGCACGTCCCGCGCCGCAACTCCGCCCACAAGGCCGCCGCCGAGGCGATGGTCGAGCCCGGCACAGGCAAGATCAAGGCGCTGGTCGTGGACCGCGCGCTCGGCCCGGACCGCGAGCGCGGCAAGACCTGGATCAACTTCGCCGCCGACGCCAGCCACGGGTCCAGCATCGGCATGCAGGCCGGGTCCACGTTCAAGGCGTTCACGCTCGCCGCCGCGCTGGACGAGGGCCTGCCGTTCGGCACCCGGCTGCTGGCACCGAGCAGCTTCACGCCCGTCGGCTACCGGGACTGCGACGGCAAGGCCCGCAACGACCCCGACAGCGAGCTGCGCAACTCCGCCGACGGGGAGGGCGGCAGGACCTTCAGCCTCGTCACCGGAACGCACCATTCGGTCAACACCTTCTTCCTGGCGCTGGAGCGGAAGGTCGGGCTGTGCGAGACGGTCAAGATGGCCGAGCGGCTCGGGATGCGGCAGGCCAACGGCCAGGCGCTGGAGCAGTACCCGTCGTTCACGCTCGGGTTCAACCCGGTCTCGCCGCTGCGGCTCGCCGCGGCCTACGCGGCGTTCGGCGCCCGGGGCCGCTACTGCGCGCCGATCGCGATCACGCAGGTCACCGTCGCGTCCGGACGCAAGATGAAGGTCCCCGGCGCCGACTGCCGGCAGGCGATCGACAAGGGCGTCGCGGACGCGGTGAACTACGTGCTGAGCGGCGTCCTCACCAAGGGCACGGCGAAGGGCCTCGGGCTCGGCCGTCCCGCGGCGGGCAAGACCGGCACCGTGGACAACTTCTCCGCCGCCTGGTTCGCCGGGTACACCCCCGAGCTGGCGGCGGCCGTGTGGGTCGGCGATCCGCGCGGCGGCTACCGGTACCCCATGGAGAACCTCTGCATGGACGGCCGCTGCTACGGCGCGGTCTTCGGGGCGACGATCCCCGCGCCGATCTGGCAGCAGAGCATGTCCGGGGCGCTGTCGGAGACCTCCGCCGGCTCCTTCCACCGCCCGCCCGACCACTTCTTCAGCAGGGGCTCGGGCGAGGACAGGGTGCGGGTGCCGGACGTCCGCGGCATGAGGCTGCGCGAGGCGGTCGTCCGCCTGCGCGGCGCGGGCTTCAAGGTCCGCCTCGGCCCGCCGGTCAAGTCGGACAGGTACAAGAAGGGCACGGTCGCGGAGACGTCCCCGGCCGCCGGTTCCGCCGAGCCGGGCGACACCATCACGCTGCGTCCGAGCAGCGGCCCCGGGCCCCGCGGTCCCCGCGACCCCCGTGGCGGCGGTGGCGGCGAGCAGGTCCCGGTGCCACCGGACTTCCCTTCGCCGACCACGCCGCCCGACCTCGCGGGAACCCCGCCCGACCAGCGCGAGAACCCCGCCTGA